The genomic DNA GCAATAAATAATACTTGTTTCCGTTttacctacattttgcctctttttgttccaaatttttgccttattattattattattatatgttagcaattatttcacttattgacttaaacaaaaacagaaagaaaagtaATTATGaaacacttttattatttaatcataGATTTCATCTGAACGTGTGGAGCACGCTGTCATCACTAGTGATGGTGAGCTCTGCTCCAAGGCTGCTGTTGagtaaagtaaatatcacaaatattgcagtaaatctggtcaaaagtaaaattcacacattttttcaattttgagttgctgtttattttaggatGGTCCACCTTCCAATGGTTGCCCCCCTAGCTGCAGAGTTGCTCCCTGTGACCCATGTTCTAGTGGTGACTGCTTGTAGCCAAtcaaaagaggtttttaatcttctttatcacatttttgatgagctttgtcacatttttgatGAGTCGCTGAAAAAAAGATTTCTTTTTGGGACGATCATCTGTCTTGTTCATCAGCTCAGTGTAAAGCTGGAGGAGAATATTCTTGTGTTCCTCCTGTGTTTCCAAGATGCTGTCCCAGGCTTTCTGCCCTTGCCTCTGCTGGTCCTCCAGGCTTTGATGGAGCTGGGCCAGAGACTCTTTGAGGACATCCATGTCCTTCTTCTGTTCTTCCAGCAGATAATCAATATTATGTTGGTGATTCATTAATTCGGTCTTCCAGAGGTTCTGTTGGTCCTCCATTTGTTTCACCCTTTGGGTCTGTAGACTCTTCTGGTTTTCTGGTACCGGGGCCATTGAAGAACTGAGCTGTGTGAGCTCCTGGGTGGAAGTTCCAGATTCTTCAATACGCCCCACCTGGTCTTCGGGGCTGGTAACATCCTGAGACTCATTGGTGGCATCAACCAGACATTGGAGGTGTGGAGATGGGTTTCTGGCCTGTTCCTCTTTGTTCCTTACAACCTTCTTCGATGAAGCAACTCCATCCAATCTTTTATCTGGTTTTGCATCAGCACTAGGTGAACGCTTTGATTCACGAAAGAACATGGATTTGTTCAGTTCAGGTTCCTCAGGGCTATCCTTGACTGGATGTTTAGGAGGTGGAGCCTCAGATGAATTGTTCTCAGGCTTCTTGGCCACAGCTTGGTAACGACCTTTGCGTGTCTTCTTCTTACCCATCGTATCAGTtgctttgtgatttttaaagaAAGATAATATCCTCTTCTCTGGCTTAGCTCCTACTGTCTGTGCTTCCAAAGTCAAACTGAAGCCTGCACTTGTGAGCTGATTCTCTCATTAAAAAGAATGTTTACACAGGTCGCCATAGCAACAGTTACAATTTTGACTGCAACTTCCTGTTCTCTCATTAAAAAGAATGTTTACACAGGTCGCCATAGCAACAGTTACAATTTTGACTGCAACTTCCTgtttacttcaaaacaagagccctgtttacaaaagagttaaaaatgaatgacaagaagatatgcttttattttgaaaaggggacgtTTGATTtgtagcttgaagctggtccaaGGACCATTTTATATTCAACTCCaagtatttacatctttaagatgactatatactatgtgtGACCAAGTAGAAAATCATTTGATCtgtaaaactcacgtagacatatttcattcccacattttggagattttcggaaAACCCTTACTGTACTTCTAGTTTATTAAACactatattttcctgttttcacTTTAGGTTAATtctaacactttatttctcctaatttatgcaattgtttaattttcattacatttcacagAAAATCCCCATTATCCTATTTCACTAACAACTTGAAATAttagtattatatattatttttgaagattttgcatttttctttaaaaacttaTCTTATCACAACCCATAAACCAACTTTGAGACTCCTAAAAACATTCATCACAATGTTGgtcacaatgttttagtgaaaataaacatttaaatttgtttattcaatacaaaaaacagagaggaaattaataaatgaaaagcaTTAACATATGTGGTttcataatgtttgtttttttagtttaaaatgataatcaaactaaatattaccagcaacacacaaaaataaaaaacaaaaacacactaaatgagagaaaaatacacaagatcactacaaaatacacaaaaataacagagaaacatacaaaacgacataagaaacaaccaaacaacacaaaaaacacacacactgagagagagcCATTTAAATAATGCcaacaacacataaaaacaacaacaaaaacacacaaaataagaaaaaaaataaatactgaaaatacacaagatgacaaaaaactacacaaaatgatttatggaaatgatcttgaatagaacatgaactgaaaatacaagagtcggTCTTGGTCCcatcaggtgggagatgaccatgaatgataaaaaccatcaaaataaatcaattcagtgtttcattacatttatttacaaaactttaaaatgtgtgctatcactcattcattccaaaATTATGAACTACAgttattttttcacagaattttgagcaaaatgttcttGTTAGACAAAAAGGtgacttggattcaaaagttagaggaGGGGCCAcgtgcggccctcggtctaattttatgcgcccccgaaagtaaatgtacaaaatgacggaaaaatacacataacaagagcaagaatacattaataaacacaaagaaatacaacattgtaggaaaatacagtaaaagacaagataaaaacacagaaaatactccaaaaacacacaaaactacaacaaaaacgaagaaaacgacaacagtaatagacaaaattactttggaaatatacaaaattacagaaaacgacagcaaaagtacacaaaaagacaaaaaaaacatgaaaaatgactctgcaaacctaCAGTACTAtagcaaacaagcaaaatgacaacagaaatacacaaaaaatgctccaaaaaatgcaaaatgacacacacataaatacacaatatgactccaaaaaacatatattttacaggaaaaatacacaaaaggactacagaaatgcacaaaatgctgcacaacaaacatacacagaatgagagaaaacacacaaaattactataaaatctttgttctttcctgtattaatgatcagatcgctcattattctaaatgctgacatgaatgttgatcatgtgaccctctgatcaaacaaacacatttttttcggccatgctgtgataaaagttgcctacctgaGGTATACAATATATTTGTGCTCTCAAACTCCTGTTTCTGTAATTTGTGAAAGACTGAAAGACAGTAACGTCCatgttatttttaacagtcGTTTATTCACATTTTGCAACCTTCGCTGCTCAGTTAAGAAAACTTAAGTGCATTAACGCTAAACAGCAACACTGTTGAGAACATGTTGCATTGTTCTTTGTATTTGCTGTTTCAAACATAGTTTCTCCAGTTTGAGtccaacataaaacaaacaaacaacctcTTTACAATGATTGTGTAGATGGGCCTTGGTGAGAGACAGGTGAAGGACCTGAAAGCCTTATCACGACTCCATTAGTGGATTTAGTGCTGCCCTCTGATCTGATGGTATCAGCGCCTCCGGGTACTAAGAGTGAACCAAACAAATGCTATCAGGCTACATGGGCCCAAAAGCAGGATGGCTATCTATTCATAAGGAGCCcaaagcgcgcacacacacacacacacacacacacacacacacacacacacacacgtcagagCAGCACTACGTCATTCACACACAGGTATATAATCCAGCTCAGGAGGTTTCAGCGCACCTGAGAACTGACCTTCAGAAAGAAAAGGGCGAGAAAGAAAATGATGCAAGAAAAGAAAAGCGAGAGTGGGGTTGCAGCCATGGCAGCTTGTTACCAGAAGTTTGACCCTGCAGCTTACCTACAATACAACTACACTCCACCAAGGGCTGATTTTAGCAGAAAGGACAGCATCGTGCCCTGGAAACTGGCATGCCTGCACCGAGCATTCAATGAAGGTAAGAATATCAGgtgaacaaacacacaacaactcaAACTTCTGGTTTCTGTGAATGTTAGTCAGGTGTGAACCCACCAggtatggacacaggtcagatagtggagcccagagttcacagtacaCATGGTAACGCTGCTTAGATTTGGcggtaaggctctgttctgCGACCTTTCTGCCCTTCCCCCTCGCTCTTCCATGAGCAACgtggagaggcataagcagagagagcggtcagcaagAGCTGGGATGGGGATTTGCGGGCACAGCGTGCAGGAGTAGGCGTGTTGCCGTGGTTTAAATGCAGCGCTGAGACTTTAGGCTGCgtctgaatattccctcctatctcctttcctatccactgttcctcgaagtgtttaagtggtgtcagccgtcagattattacgtcacctagtggaagtgcgtctgattgtcaaaacaaacgtgatggccttgtCCTAACTCCTTTtcttaaccctgtgatgtcatccaagggttaaggaaaagtggataggaaaggagataggagggactattcggacgcagcctaactctaaccaatgatcagctggatgattaactgaaCTGGGAGATTTGCTTCCAggaaatgattttcagaaaattgttgactaagtttttgtgtcaggcacttcatttatttgttaaaaacataaataagtgattgataatgaaaccttgacctgttctctagcgccaccatcaggacaaacttttgcATTTCAtccaatttttctcaaatttaccgataacattaattattggttgtggtgatgatatgacctttgacctttcctgcagcgccaccatcaggtcaaactttcaggtTTAGTGGatgttgaaaatctttcattcaaatattttcacattgaaaaaatatcatcatgaaaaatcaatttaactattatttttgaatgataaCATTGAATAaggtcaaactgaccccaaggataataggagggttaaatccaagttaaaggcgcTCTTtcatatgactgagagggagaatttttttaatctcattattgttgatttaatgtttttactgctgattttaatgatcttattgatttttaaactgttaaatgttttctattgctctttttaatcatgtaaagcacattgaattgccttgtgtattaatgcactatacaaatatgTTTGCCTTGCCTCAGTATCTTGTTTTTTGGAGCTCAAAACCTTTTAAAATCTACCTTTTCTGAGACTCAATTTCTTCTATTTTATTGTATTAGgtctctagtttttttttaagtacattttggCTCCTCGCACTAATTTCAGGCTAAaatatttgtgttgtatttGTTCTTGTTCTCCACCTCTCCTTAGGGGACGTGAGTGGGGAACTGCTGGTGGACATTGGGTCAGGTCCCACCCTGTACCAGGTGCTGAGTGGCTGTGAGGTTTTTAATAAAGTCATCCTGACAGATTTCTTGGAGCTAAACCGACAGGAACTTCATCGCTGGCTCCACAACAATGGAAGTTCTAGTCTGGACTGGACACCGTATTTACAGCACGTCTGCAAACTGGAGGGCCGTCGGTAGGatattcattgattttgtggAACAATCGTGATTTTATAAAGAGGATATCCATTATTTTCCTTTTGCTAtataggttcccaaagtggagtacaaaaaattgccataaggggtatgtgaataaaactttaaaacattggaaactagaatatgaaCAGACCTGCAGTCAGGAAACTCCATGTATTTCCACAGAATACATTACATTTCagcagtagggggtacatgggttAGAATGTaaaggtctgaaggggtacgggactgggaCATGTTTGGGAAACAGTTAAGAAGATAAAAATAATTGACTTGAACCACAGAACTAAATGAAGTAAAAGATTGTTTTTgaggtaacactttatttgaagtttctAGTAAGTCTGACATTACGTTGTCATTATCTGTCGTTAGCATGAATAATGTGTCATTagttaaattatgacacctttggagctactGTATGTTGGCTCTGCCATTATTGCATGTCTGTAGTCTTGCacattgtttctcaaatgggggtatgtgtacccctagggctacgcgatggcacaacagggggtacttgagtgagagagtggaaaatcaacaaataaagtgtgaccccaggcatgagatgactggaaatgataaaaactatagaaatgaaaCTTATCAGAAGCCactaaacagtgtttttcaaccttggggtcgcctggagttaggggctaatgacagatgtcatgtcataatattgacagcgtaatgtcagcctttatgtataaaacttcaagtaacgTGTCACcgctttttgtttagtttttcaaagCTTGATTTGAAAGTTCTGCTCTAATGTATCTTGTAGATCTTCTGCATGGACAGAGAAAGCTGCCAGGCTCCGCAGGGTGGTCACAGACATCCTTCACGTTGACGTGCACAGTCCTCAGCCCATGGCCCAAGATGCTCTCCCTTCAACTGGAGCAGACTGCCTGGTGTCCTGCTTCTGCCTGGAGAGCGTCAGCCCCGATTTGGCCGCCTTCAGTCGAGCCCTGGGCCACATCCGGAAGCTCctgcggcccaggggccacctCCTGCTCATCGGGGCCCTGGGAGAGAGCTACTATTTTGGGGGTCCTGGGGTGAGGATCCCTGTGGTTCCCCTGGATGAGGCCCAGGTCTGTGCAAGCTTGAAGGAGAGCGGTTACACCCTGATCCGCCTGGAGGTTTACACCCTGCCACAGGATATGAGGGTGGGGGTGGATGATGTGACTGGAGTGTTCTTTGCAAAAGCAAAAAAGGACTGAGGAAtgtaaggaaaaaaggaaagaaatatTCTtagataactaaataaatataaaattataatcTGAGGTAGATTGTTTAGGTAGGTAAAatgatttttgtgtgtgaagtggtttcattgatttattaaagtgtgttattgtccttTTAATCTGGATTTACagtagaaataaatgtgtgaccAATGTAATACATGTTCCTGATGGAAAATAAAAACCTTTACAGAATAAACTTGAGCATGTAATGAGACACATTGAACACTGAGTGGCGCTACTTTCCTATTTCACAATCAAGGACAGGAATTCTTGCTTGTATTTACTCTTTGtggtttatttaaataaagaaaaaataatcaaacGACATGGTTTTCTAGGTTAAGATGTATTCAAATGAATAAGGTTTACTTATAActtataacaataaataaaagtatacatcatgcaataaattaataaagtgCACAGAAACGTAAATCCACCATCAGGCTGCTGTAACACTTTTATTAGTTCCCAGTGTGACAATAAGCATGCTCAACATagtaaataaaaactaacagaTTATTGTGATGATTGGATGGattattctcataaaatccTGTCAATAGTTGCTTAATTCACTCATAGTCTGTAATCATTGGCATCAAAATCGCTTTGATTTTGGATACAAATGAGACAAAGGTGAgaaaatgattacaaaacacTATTTAATTTGTTCAATCTTCATAAACCATAATTTAATCATCAATCTCaaatattttatacagtatCTATGTGTCAGTAAACAGCAAAAAGTAATTCAAACTGAGTCCATTAACTTATATTCCTGTATATGTGTGATATTGTGTATTATAGTGCCTTTGATAtgtttaataatacatttatatgtTAAACAATATTCATTACAAAAGCTTTGTACCCCAGAAAAACATCAGCTTATATCAATAAAACAGCATAGATATGAATGAAGCatctaaactaaaaaaaaacacacgtttAATGATTTTTCATATCCCTATTAAATCTGGCTTTCCTTATTCAACACGTTCATTTTTAAAACGTATGCTctactgtagaaaaaaaaaaaagccaaaacaattttaaaatgtttaaaaaagaaaaaaaacaagatttattCAAAACTGACATTTTAAACCCACAAATTTTAAGAAATATAGAGTTTTATGATTTTTTAcagaacgtttttttttttatttatttattttaattatttagaggctgtacaaaataaaatatgtttctattgttttctttttcttttgtgaaCAGAgactcaatttaaaaaataaaaaattaaaaacaagcattttttggtgtttgttttttgcactGCGTACaatacagtacagtacagtatgtTTCCTGTGTCCTCATCAGACCATTACTTGTGTCCCCGGTGTGGACGCAATATTCCTTCAATGAGCATTATTATACTTACTCAGCTTTTCTACATTTCCACTCTTTTGTTGCATGCATGGTCGCCCACAAATGACCAAAATACACATACTTATAGTACACCcctacatgcacacacacatgttgtGCCGGTCTGTCTTGAACCCCTTTAATGAAGAAACTCTTCTCTTTGGTCATTCTCCCTTTTCTTCCACCTCTTCATGAGCTTCTTCGTTGTCATTGTGATGACGAAGAGATGTGGATGAATTTTCATCTCTTTCATCTGCACACATGATGCCGCTTAATAAACATAGAGAATAAATTGACCAGATAAGACGTGGCTAATATCCGACCCACCAGTAGCTGTAGTCGTGCCCTGCATTTCCTTCACAGGTTGTTGTCGTTCTTCTTCCCCTGAGAAGGAATCTTCTCCATCCACAGACGTCATGTCCAGAGAAGCAAAGTGGGCCTGAGCCATCCTCTGAACAGCTACAAACACAGATCATGACCACCCCAACATATTTCACCTAAATCATAAATTATACCACGTCACGTTTGAGATTCATGCCAAGGgtgggcaaaagaaaaaatagaattaaatatatagactgtctcgagattcacgccaaccacaatatgtgtaacatatacaataatgcaaaaatgagtagtaacataattgataatattAACTACTAAAAGTTGCGTCGACGcatcatttcattttgtaaattcatgataaaatcagactAGTGCCATTTTTGCCGCAGTACcatgcagtgtcgcttcaccatttatgttgtgaagaagaaatgcgcaacagaaaaagaaccaacctaaagtctcaaaagtttatACTAAggccgaatagtccctcctatctcctttcctatccacttttcctaaaCCCCCGTGGATGATGtaacagggttaaggaaaggtgttaggagaggagttaggaaaagtctatcacatttgttttgataatcaaacgcacttccactaggtggcGTAATAATCCGACGGCCGCGAaagttagtgacgtctgccgtagTGAAGAACTACTAATTTCTGAaaattgagaatggttgctcacactcaccttcactaatatgaattatgttgaataaaacataatgtggctaaaactgtcatataataagatatggcttttagattatttaaagttgtcatattacatattattgcattggtaacttacatgatctccttCACTTGTCGGTCAGTTTCCATAAGCGCTCgggtgcgtgtccctttaaatgttgtcgcatCAAGAAATTGTGGGTCATCATTATCTCATCTCCTTTGATAAAGGATGCATCACTGTTTCCTAGGCTGAAGgaagttataaaggaagcattgagcctcctttccttagttTAAAGAGAACTCAgatgctctttatcatggccaccacttaaacacttctggggctaagagaacagtggataggaaaggagataggagggactaatCAGAGAAAAGGTTGTAGGTTTGAACACCTTATTTTAGAGATAGTTtgtgcagagtttgcatgttctcttaaagcagaggttctcaattTGTGATCGGGACCCAAcctgtttttgtatgtttttgcctGGGT from Gouania willdenowi chromosome 19, fGouWil2.1, whole genome shotgun sequence includes the following:
- the pnmt gene encoding phenylethanolamine N-methyltransferase, whose protein sequence is MMQEKKSESGVAAMAACYQKFDPAAYLQYNYTPPRADFSRKDSIVPWKLACLHRAFNEGDVSGELLVDIGSGPTLYQVLSGCEVFNKVILTDFLELNRQELHRWLHNNGSSSLDWTPYLQHVCKLEGRRSSAWTEKAARLRRVVTDILHVDVHSPQPMAQDALPSTGADCLVSCFCLESVSPDLAAFSRALGHIRKLLRPRGHLLLIGALGESYYFGGPGVRIPVVPLDEAQVCASLKESGYTLIRLEVYTLPQDMRVGVDDVTGVFFAKAKKD